CTGAGGAGGGTCAAGTGTTTTCAGATAAAAGTTGCACTTTAACTCCCACTCCACTGCCAGTTCTATGCATAGAAGATGGATTGGCTATCTTACGATTTTCGGAAATCTTTGGTGCAGATCATGATAGGCTTAGCTACTCCGCTCCTAAACATAGGCATACGAAATCTATGGATGTTTCTGATGATATTGTTGAAGACGGCGAAGAAGAGGCATTCTTGCAAGGATTTCAGTCTTTGACAGTGAAACATGGCATCTCAGAGTCCTCGTTCAAGGATGATGATTCGAActtcacaaaattaaaagactCGTGTTTCGTTGCTGAACCAATGAAACAGGATCTAATGGTACATGTTTCTGAGGAAAGGGAAAGGCAATCACCTTTGGTTTCTAAATTTTTCCCACTTGATCAGCAAGACTGGGAAGATGGAATTGTTTGGGGCAATTCTCCTATAGCAAGCGACAGTGACGTTGAGAGTTGTGAAATATCAGGACCTGATCATGAAGCCTCAGTTAAAAATGACACAGAACCTGATAATGGGCCACAAAATATGCTGCATAATAGCTCATCTAGTAATTCATCACTTACTTTATCAGCAAGCAGATGCCATCCCCAAATTTTGCGCCCAGACGTGGATGACAGTACAAGGCAGAATGCTGGTGAGAAGCTTCAACAGAGTGATGGTGAGAGGCAATTAATTCGCAAACTTGCTTCACAAAACCGGGACATGCTGGAAGGATCTTGGTTAGACCAAATAATATGGGACCCTGATAGTGATACACCTACTCAGAAGCCAAAGCTTATCATTGATCGTCAAGATGAGCAAATGCTTTTTGAGGTTTTGGATAACAAGGACAGTGAACATCTAAGGCTTCATTCAATGGCCATGATGGTATCTTGCCCTCTAAAGCCGAGCAATGGAGATTCTTTTGAGCTGATAGATAATGAAGGTCAATTTGGTTGGCAAGATGTTGCAAGTGATAGATATTATTCAAAGAGCAAAACTGCTCATCAACCGAAATCAAATTCTAAAAAACACATAGCGAGAGGCATAAAGGTTTATCAATCCCAACCTGCACTGGGGAAGAAAAAGTCTGCTGCTTGTCGAGGACGCACCACTGTTACTGGAGCAGATCATACTGATCCGTGCAGACTAAGCATGGAGGCTGCACAAGAGGTTCCTCTTAGATTCGGTGTTTCTGATGAACTGATTGCGAGGCAGACTAGATGGCATCGGATTCCAATGATAAGCAAGCTTTCAAGTGAGCAAGCTGCATCTGGGGTCAAAGTTCAGAGTTTTTCTTCAGCCATAGGTGGCGATGAAAATGAGAATGGCTGTGAAGGAAATAATGGCGATCTAGATTATTTTGCAGGCGATTTGGAAAGTCTGCTTGATGCAGAAGAATGTGATCAAGAAGGTCTAGGCCTGGGAGATGACCATGAATCCAAGCATGATAAACCGGATGGTGTCAAAGGGCATAAAAAGAGAAGCCGGCTATCCATCCCTCAGACAGAAgaggaaattgaagatgaagcAACTGAACAAAGCAGGCTGCTCATGGATGATGATAAGACTgcgaggaagaaaaagaaagtaagaTTTGTGGAGGAGGAAGCAGGGTTGGCTCCTGGCTCGCAAACATGTTTTGGTATCGAAAATCCAGAGAGGCCAGTGACACAAATCATTGGTGCAGCCAAAGCTAAGGGATCCTATACTTCAAAAGAGA
The window above is part of the Prunus dulcis chromosome 1, ALMONDv2, whole genome shotgun sequence genome. Proteins encoded here:
- the LOC117614059 gene encoding transcription initiation factor TFIID subunit 1-like; the encoded protein is MGYDSCDDEVYEEFGRGNRFLGFMFGNVNESGDLDVDYLDDNAKEHLAAFSDNLGPSLIKLDHTDVEQEYDGNKADNAVDYFDFDEEDHDPLLPRNEYDLYVDQVSLASLVPTTTTGSVFDDENYDEEEIEEQVEHDHVVATENKVDVDVDVHVDVQTIYLPAEEGQVFSDKSCTLTPTPLPVLCIEDGLAILRFSEIFGADHDRLSYSAPKHRHTKSMDVSDDIVEDGEEEAFLQGFQSLTVKHGISESSFKDDDSNFTKLKDSCFVAEPMKQDLMVHVSEERERQSPLVSKFFPLDQQDWEDGIVWGNSPIASDSDVESCEISGPDHEASVKNDTEPDNGPQNMLHNSSSSNSSLTLSASRCHPQILRPDVDDSTRQNAGEKLQQSDGERQLIRKLASQNRDMLEGSWLDQIIWDPDSDTPTQKPKLIIDRQDEQMLFEVLDNKDSEHLRLHSMAMMVSCPLKPSNGDSFELIDNEGQFGWQDVASDRYYSKSKTAHQPKSNSKKHIARGIKVYQSQPALGKKKSAACRGRTTVTGADHTDPCRLSMEAAQEVPLRFGVSDELIARQTRWHRIPMISKLSSEQAASGVKVQSFSSAIGGDENENGCEGNNGDLDYFAGDLESLLDAEECDQEGLGLGDDHESKHDKPDGVKGHKKRSRLSIPQTEEEIEDEATEQSRLLMDDDKTARKKKKVRFVEEEAGLAPGSQTCFGIENPERPVTQIIGAAKAKGSYTSKENPVGDAKVAGNLPKRNKTGKCKGIRNNYATEDTGLMNKKLIISINGDKGFQEKKSARQSFNRGACDQPGHMRTNKNCPKYMHGEDIDRASQKSATLNPSCQSQPKTRAKEMIPKSSATKISVVEASQVENLGLSTKLPRLKFKCGPNKIKSENVPVEPPSVNHDKATVVIQAPANTDREEVESSQQQGPSAEAKKEPHRCHKKIVIKLPKKPLI